In Plasmodium gaboni strain SY75 chromosome 14, whole genome shotgun sequence, one genomic interval encodes:
- a CDS encoding hypothetical protein (conserved Plasmodium protein, unknown function), whose translation MDSLFTININPDENVSLNKGKDNIKKYSKEENDEEKNEEDDKLINFNINEISKENPFEMLGDLNENQIEQYMNVRKNIRKYILKSFKKDRIINGRLENSEIEFLCDKNKKNNDEIKLILKKDIINNVINNFTKDKQKRNKGNDMNNRYFYLNPDEKGYNNNDDDDDKYIEEERDEKNFMDLFMDTDMFEKKMNEEIERNNETDMNDDKKLSDNNEDDKNDDDKNDDDKNDEDKNDEDKNDDDKNDDDIYDDDIYSDDIYTDDKKNEFHNDEVAIVISKNSDEDKTSITNDNILIEEKCIVPKKFNKVLSNFEKRIKRWKINFPDINSENMFFHLYFLSELYKEKRYICQNCGSIECEKDSFMKAKCLNNFCFLCHKHISENMCHNTRSQYVSFKSHINSFNDYRLIMYPYNYISCLNCFKRKHIKCGSPPYIFAKNTYFYRKDYNFKSNRAYVLYMNNPLYIWDISNDKKNSIADSTKNDSDISVINIKGHKYNTLYNHDKISNIYSIDDYDSDYYDHDELFKNKNEKNHTHQNDTFHNDIQNNKKKRKFSSYNLGNNNSDKMLNKKSRDDYNHDDIRKNFHYDNKHTHHSKDEDRNYSHKNKYSNSYNNKYDNNINNKYNKHDENKHYRKDYSHGDDANYVRTSIYEKKKNSFYMNNHNARNNNNDHNLYNNNNNNNNNNNNKYNKYNSQEKHTSGLYKYKNSSNNISNNYVSHNSFNNLNTTSNKNNNKHNSSQKYDKKHSWNPRENGQNKNNNNKKKSENNYRKASGLYKNVY comes from the coding sequence ATGGATAGTCTTTTTacaattaatataaatccAGATGAAAATGTAAGTTTAAATAAAGgaaaagataatataaagaaatatagcaaagaagaaaatgatgaagaaaagAATGAAGAGGATGATAAGCTAATAAActttaatataaatgaaataagTAAGGAGAACCCTTTTGAAATGTTAGGAGATTTAAACGAGAATCAAATAGAACAATATATGAATGTtaggaaaaatataagaaaatatattttaaaatcttttaaaaaagatCGAATTATAAATGGGCGTCTAGAAAACTCAGAAATAGAATTTTTGTgtgataaaaataaaaagaataatgATGAAATCAAGTtgattttaaaaaaagatataattaataatgtaataaataattttacTAAGGATAAGCAGAAAAGGAACAAGGGTAATGACATGAACAAtagatatttttatttaaatcCTGATGAAAAAggatataataataatgatgatgatgatgataaatatattgaagAAGAAAGGGATGAGAAAAATTTTATGGATTTATTTATGGACACCGATATGTTTGAAAAGAAGATGAATGAAGAAATTGAAAGAAATAATGAAACGGATATgaatgatgataaaaaattaagtgataataatgaggatgataaaaatgatgatgataaaaatgatgatgataaaaatgatgaagataaaaatgatgaagataaaaatgatgacGATAAAAATGACgatgatatatatgacgatgatatatattctGATGACATATATActgatgataaaaaaaatgaattcCATAATGATGAAGTAGCCATTGTAATTTCTAAAAATAGTGATGAGGATAAAACCTCTATtacaaatgataatatattaattgaAGAAAAATGTATTGTGCCAAAAAAGTTTAATAAGGTACTATCAAATTTCGagaaaagaataaaaagATGGAAAATAAATTTCCCAGATATTAATTCAgaaaatatgttttttcatttatattttttatcagaattatataaagagaaaagatatatatgCCAAAATTGTGGTTCAATAGAATGTGAAAAAGATTCTTTTATGAAAGCTAAATGTTTAAATAATTTCTGTTTCTTATGTCATAAACATATATCAGAGAATATGTGTCATAATACGAGGTCACAATATGTATCATTTAAATCGCATATAAATTCATTTAATGATTATAGATTAATAATGTATccatataattatatttcatGTTTAAATTGTTTTAAGAGAAAACATATTAAGTGTGGATCGCCtccatatatatttgcAAAAAATACCtatttttatagaaaagattataattttaaatcGAATAGAGcttatgttttatatatgaataatccattatatatatgggACATTTCAAatgataagaaaaataGCATTGCTGATAGTACTAAAAATGATAGTGATATAAGtgttataaatataaaaggacataaatataataccttatataatcatgataaaatttctaatatatatagtattGATGATTATGATAGTGATTACTATGATCACgatgaattatttaaaaataaaaatgaaaaaaatcatacgcatcaaaatgatacatttcataatgatatacagaataataaaaaaaaaagaaaattttcTTCCTACAATTTaggaaataataattctgataaaatgttaaataaaaaatcaaGAGATGATTACAATCATGATGATATTAGAAAAAACTTTcattatgataataaacATACACATCATAGCAAAGATGAAGATAGAAATTATAgtcataaaaataaatatagtaattcatataataacaaatatgataataatattaataataaatataacaaacatgatgaaaataaacATTATAGAAAAGATTACTCACATGGTGACGATGCTAATTATGTTCGCACGTCTATAtacgaaaaaaaaaaaaatagttTCTATATGAATAATCACAATGcaagaaataataataacgatcataatttatataataataataataataataataataataataataataaatataataaatataatagtCAAGAGAAACATACGTCAGGTTTATACAAATACAAAAACtcatcaaataatatatcaaacAATTATGTATCACATAATTCctttaataatttaaacACTACATctaacaaaaataataataaacataattcttcacaaaaatatgataaaaaacATTCTTGGAATCCAAGAGAAAATGgacaaaataaaaataataacaataagaaaaagtctgaaaataattatagGAAAGCTAGCGGTTtgtataaaaatgtatacTAA
- a CDS encoding putative SNARE protein: protein MNEQIDPFYEAKQEVDISVNKLQSLYNNWNNIPDKRSISAREKYNLIKEEIKYLNEDLNDLDNSVNIVKKNSYKFNISSEEIEERTQSLRIIRNLLNEITNNINNNVLSYNNNPNNDYNSVILKRQDNDLEELAESAERLHHAAITINTELKDQQKLLDELENEMDMSNEKINFVTKKISYYLKTKNTKILSLIFYLSMISLVLFFILIVS, encoded by the exons aGAAGTTGATATATCTGTAAATAAACTACAAAGCCTATATAATAATTGGAATAACATACCTGATAAACGTTctat atCTGCAAGAGAGAAATACAATTTGATcaaagaagaaataaaatactTAAATGAAGATTTAAACGATTTAGATAATTCAGTTAATatagtaaaaaaaaattcatataaatttaatataagTTCCGAAGAAATTGAGGAACGAACACAGTCATTGAGAATTATAAGAAATTTATTGAACGAGATAAcaaacaatataaataataat GTTTTaagttataataataatccAAATAATGATTACAACTCA gttatattaaaaagacAAGATAACGATTTAGAAGAATTGGCTGAATCAGCAGAGAGATTACACCATGCTGCAATTACAATAAATACAGAATTAAAGGATCAACAAAA gTTATTAGATGAACTGGAAAACGAAATGGACATGTCTa atgaaaaaattaactttgtaacaaaaaaaatatcttaTTACTTAAAAACAAAGA ATACTAAAATCTTGtctttaatattttatttatcaATGATATCTTTGGTCTTATTCTTTATACTCATAGTTTCatga